From Alienimonas californiensis, a single genomic window includes:
- a CDS encoding acetyl-CoA carboxylase carboxyltransferase subunit alpha: MPPAPLLPFERPIRQLEEKLAALEADPDPSTHLRDAVRALRREIREKTREVFGGLDAAQTVKVARHAERPQTRDYIELVFDEFVELHGDRAFGDDRAILTGFAKLDGQRVLLVGQQKGRTLKERTECYYGCAHPEGYRKALEKMRLAEKFGLPIVCLIDTPGAYPGVGAEERGQSYAIALNLREMARLKTPIVCCVIGEGGSGGALGIGIGDHVAVLQFAYYSVISPEGCAGILYRAEGGATPANVDRAANALKFTSEHLLRFGIIEEIVEEPPGGAHRDHRAAAGALKEALGRAVRELADLPADELLNRRYERFRRIGQFEELAAAGEAVPTEAEAVAAE; the protein is encoded by the coding sequence ATGCCCCCCGCCCCCCTGTTGCCGTTCGAGCGGCCGATCCGCCAGCTCGAAGAAAAACTCGCCGCCTTGGAGGCGGATCCCGATCCCTCGACGCACCTGCGTGACGCCGTCCGGGCGTTGCGGCGGGAGATTCGAGAGAAGACCCGCGAGGTGTTCGGCGGCCTCGACGCCGCCCAAACGGTGAAGGTCGCCCGCCACGCGGAGCGGCCCCAGACCCGCGACTATATCGAGCTGGTCTTCGACGAGTTCGTCGAACTGCACGGCGACCGGGCCTTCGGCGACGACCGGGCGATCCTCACCGGCTTCGCCAAGCTGGACGGACAGCGGGTGTTGTTGGTCGGCCAGCAGAAGGGCCGCACGCTCAAGGAACGCACCGAGTGCTACTACGGCTGCGCCCACCCGGAAGGCTACCGCAAGGCGCTGGAGAAGATGCGGCTCGCCGAGAAGTTCGGCCTGCCGATCGTCTGTCTGATCGACACCCCCGGCGCGTACCCGGGCGTCGGCGCTGAGGAGCGCGGCCAGAGCTACGCGATCGCGCTGAACCTCCGCGAGATGGCTCGGCTGAAGACGCCGATCGTCTGCTGCGTGATCGGCGAGGGCGGCAGCGGCGGAGCGCTGGGCATCGGCATCGGCGATCACGTCGCCGTGCTGCAGTTCGCCTACTATTCCGTCATCAGCCCCGAGGGCTGCGCCGGCATCCTGTATCGGGCCGAGGGCGGCGCGACGCCGGCGAACGTCGACCGGGCCGCCAACGCCCTGAAGTTCACCAGCGAGCACCTGCTGAGGTTCGGCATCATCGAGGAGATCGTCGAGGAGCCGCCCGGTGGCGCCCACCGCGATCACCGGGCCGCGGCCGGGGCGCTGAAGGAGGCTCTCGGCCGGGCCGTCCGCGAACTCGCCGATCTCCCGGCCGACGAACTGCTGAACCGCCGCTACGAACGCTTCCGCAGGATCGGCCAGTTCGAGGAACTTGCCGCCGCGGGGGAGGCCGTCCCGACGGAGGCCGAGGCGGTCGCCGCGGAGTGA